From a region of the Flavobacterium sediminilitoris genome:
- a CDS encoding TssN family type VI secretion system protein → MRKYLNYVNGGAELLYLLLIISFGLILMILIGSKIPKFRQSKKKYFLYVLLQVLVFVIFSVILYNLKDTTLNQRFISFQVYMSIAGIVHLKVFHDYFKKFEVKKFIGDVLISINTTVFIAAFMVVISKYFNDGDYIFFIVSTLLFFILPTLCYKLFEYAISIPVKLHKRWFYPLNDKYPSPKISEMRNIIILNLVFQKRANDNQIINFKVKAPRAIDFGRLFYYFINDYNEKNPNSQINFVDEKNQPYGWYFYTKPKWFSSSEYIDPELAIDTNNIKDGATIICQRI, encoded by the coding sequence ATGAGAAAGTACTTAAATTACGTAAACGGAGGTGCAGAATTATTATATTTATTGCTAATAATATCATTCGGTTTAATTTTAATGATATTAATTGGATCGAAAATCCCAAAATTCAGACAAAGCAAAAAGAAATACTTTTTATATGTTCTTTTACAAGTTTTGGTGTTTGTGATTTTTTCTGTTATACTTTACAATCTAAAAGACACAACACTTAACCAAAGATTCATTTCTTTTCAGGTATATATGAGTATCGCAGGAATAGTACATTTAAAAGTATTCCATGATTACTTTAAAAAATTTGAAGTTAAAAAATTCATAGGTGATGTACTAATTTCCATAAACACAACAGTATTTATTGCTGCATTTATGGTTGTTATTTCGAAATATTTCAATGATGGTGACTACATTTTTTTCATAGTAAGCACACTACTATTCTTTATACTACCTACTTTGTGTTACAAATTATTCGAATATGCAATATCAATTCCTGTAAAATTACACAAACGATGGTTTTATCCTTTAAACGATAAATATCCTTCACCTAAAATATCTGAAATGAGAAACATCATTATTCTAAATTTGGTTTTCCAAAAAAGAGCCAATGATAATCAAATCATAAATTTTAAGGTTAAAGCTCCAAGAGCAATTGATTTCGGTAGATTATTCTATTATTTTATAAATGACTACAACGAAAAGAACCCTAATAGTCAAATTAATTTCGTGGATGAAAAAAACCAACCTTATGGATGGTATTTCTACACTAAACCAAAATGGTTTAGTTCATCAGAATATATTGACCCAGAATTAGCAATAGATACAAACAATATAAAAGACGGAGCAACAATCATTTGTCAACGTATATAA
- a CDS encoding C40 family peptidase: MKMRLIALLFFSSLLINCGSKKNSSSYNDDNIYNEPTENKNNYIVYEPLPEEDKVYFANKLGVNKDEILDGKLYSFVKEWEGTKYIYGGETKAGIDCSALMQRLFKKVYNCSLPRTAEEMGLDEKFHLFKSTKHLKEGDLVFFRITDERIITHVGVYLKNNKFFNANLSGGASISDLKSNYWKKFYVVSGRLKTPDEK; the protein is encoded by the coding sequence ATGAAAATGAGACTAATTGCTTTACTTTTTTTTTCATCTTTATTAATTAATTGTGGTTCAAAGAAAAACTCTTCATCTTATAATGATGATAACATATACAATGAACCCACAGAAAACAAGAATAATTACATTGTATACGAACCTCTTCCAGAAGAAGATAAAGTATACTTTGCCAACAAATTAGGCGTTAATAAAGATGAAATATTAGATGGGAAACTTTATTCATTTGTAAAAGAATGGGAAGGAACCAAATACATATATGGTGGCGAAACAAAAGCTGGAATTGATTGTTCTGCGCTAATGCAACGCTTATTCAAAAAAGTCTACAACTGTTCACTCCCAAGAACAGCTGAAGAAATGGGCTTAGATGAAAAATTCCATTTATTTAAGTCTACAAAACATTTAAAAGAAGGTGATTTAGTATTCTTTAGAATAACAGATGAAAGAATCATTACTCATGTTGGAGTTTACTTGAAAAACAATAAGTTTTTTAATGCCAATCTATCAGGAGGAGCTTCTATTTCTGATTTAAAGAGCAATTACTGGAAAAAATTTTATGTAGTATCAGGCAGATTAAAAACTCCAGACGAAAAATGA
- a CDS encoding PKD domain-containing protein: MKKYFDLKVPILFLSIFLLSSIVLIIKMNSGDECNIKEFQVDAPSFKVGELIIFSDASKKSHSWRWYFGDNTQISFRSKVAHSFMEEGEYLVKLIVNNECTIQKVITILPKENSLDKSKFPKFRVPGNVMQDEEVEFVDRTDGAKSWEWRFGESGKVDSFDEKCTYVFTTPGKKVVSLVVNNDYKHVTIKELFVIPKKKEVVKVEKYKSVIPWNPFKNVPDAPPEEEKDDVVKVVKGPEIGGTDARKLEDILESVAKGKTNYESFLKHFCKYNLPIVIYKDAKTSSLKEFFYAVKKKGDKVKNVTIQKDGEDCIRVINIDKKHKSYF, encoded by the coding sequence ATGAAGAAATATTTTGATTTAAAAGTACCCATATTATTTTTGTCAATTTTTTTACTATCTAGTATTGTTCTCATTATTAAAATGAATAGTGGTGATGAGTGTAATATTAAAGAGTTTCAAGTTGATGCGCCTTCATTTAAAGTAGGTGAGTTAATTATTTTTTCAGATGCTTCTAAGAAATCTCATTCTTGGAGATGGTATTTTGGAGATAATACTCAGATTTCTTTTAGATCGAAAGTTGCACACTCATTTATGGAGGAAGGAGAATATTTAGTTAAGCTAATTGTGAATAATGAGTGCACAATTCAAAAAGTAATTACCATTCTGCCTAAAGAAAATTCTTTAGATAAGTCAAAGTTTCCTAAGTTTAGAGTGCCAGGAAATGTTATGCAGGATGAAGAAGTTGAGTTTGTTGATAGAACAGATGGAGCTAAATCATGGGAATGGAGATTTGGAGAAAGTGGGAAAGTAGATTCTTTTGATGAAAAGTGTACTTATGTATTTACTACTCCAGGTAAAAAAGTGGTTTCTTTAGTCGTTAATAACGATTATAAGCATGTTACAATAAAAGAATTGTTTGTTATTCCGAAGAAAAAGGAAGTAGTTAAAGTAGAAAAGTATAAAAGTGTAATACCGTGGAATCCATTTAAAAATGTTCCAGATGCACCACCAGAGGAAGAGAAAGATGATGTTGTAAAAGTAGTAAAAGGTCCAGAAATAGGAGGGACAGATGCTCGTAAATTAGAAGATATCTTAGAGTCAGTAGCTAAAGGGAAAACAAATTATGAGAGTTTCTTGAAACATTTCTGTAAGTACAATTTACCAATAGTAATATATAAGGATGCGAAAACAAGTTCCTTGAAAGAATTTTTCTATGCTGTAAAAAAGAAAGGTGATAAAGTGAAAAATGTTACAATTCAAAAAGATGGAGAAGATTGTATTAGAGTGATTAATATTGATAAAAAACATAAATCATATTTTTAA